In the genome of Paenibacillus pabuli, one region contains:
- a CDS encoding acyl carrier protein, with amino-acid sequence MTTALLLEEIKGAIAEVLNTEARQDIQLSTSLFDELYLDSTSVLELLMTLEDRIEGLEIDPDELEPDVFDTVGSLAAYIEKQLIAA; translated from the coding sequence ATGACAACTGCATTATTGCTTGAAGAGATTAAGGGTGCCATCGCTGAAGTATTGAATACGGAAGCCAGACAGGATATCCAATTGAGTACTTCTTTATTTGACGAACTTTATCTGGATTCGACTTCGGTTCTGGAGCTGCTGATGACGCTGGAGGACCGGATTGAGGGTCTGGAGATCGATCCGGACGAGCTGGAGCCGGATGTATTCGATACAGTAGGCTCTTTGGCTGCTTACATCGAGAAGCAGCTGATTGCGGCTTGA